Below is a window of Quercus robur chromosome 6, dhQueRobu3.1, whole genome shotgun sequence DNA.
ataaagaaaaatcagaCTTGGGAATGGGGGGCAACTAATGAGtccagaaaaatcattaaggtGGTCCATATTCATTAGTAGGCTATCAAAGTAACCGCTCAATACATTCAATAACGACCATCAAATATCTTAAACTCTCATCAAGACAAAGAACGTTACAATCAAGGTAATAATCACCCTAATTTATATACAACGGCTACCTAAGTCATCTATTAAAGGGATAATCTGTCTCACTAACTAAGGTACGTAAAAAACCACTACAAAACACTATCTATATACGAAAGATCTGGGATGATACttacttaagcatcggaggctcCCCCACTGGGAATAATCCGGTGGTCTCTTCGATCAACTCTCTTTATCTTGCAGGTCCTACAAGATCATCTAAAGCTCCAGATTGGACGAGTGATCCAACTgacgattttggcatcatcaaaaatcatatttatcaaGCAGTGGCAGGGTGCTTAAGAATGCATCATGTGATCACAAAGCTTTAGCCTTTGATGCAATGTTAGAAACTCCCAATATATAGTAAAGtttgggttccagttaactcaactggtaaaatctttgatagttgaataaaaaatttggagttcaatccctgcctacaccaaaaatatattagtgtcttggtctaatgataactcttctgatgataaagagttatcattagaagaggacgtcataggttaaaacttcctttaaaaaaaaaaaaaaaaaactccaaaatatGAAAAGTGAGCTTCAAATGGCCTTGTTTGTATGcatcacattatagcatatgaatttatttcacttaaaaattcaaaatacgaCCCTTGTTTTACCAAAAATGTTTTTCTAGATTTGGGAAATACTTGTCATGATATCATCATTTTTAGCCACTTTCACTCAATTTAGCATGTTCTGAATAACATATATGGTATATTAGGagtaagagcattcacaacagtggagctaaaaatttagctttttaactctaccaaaagttactttatttattttacctacacacatgctgaagcagtgaatctattttaactttcaacataataaaataatataaatatcacaataaaataatatatctactacaataaacaacaatcacaaccacctgCAACCACCATCGCCGTCACTGCCACCGCCATCGTTGCCACCGCTGCCATAATCACAACTTCCCTGCACACAAAAAATTCTCAAACTaacatttatatcaaaacttaaaatactTAGAATTATAACAATAGTACATGATTATGCATAAATACTTAATTTGACATGTAgcttaatctcattaaaatgaCCACAAGAAATCCTTTTTGTGTGCTTCTATTTATGGTTTTGTGcaacacaacaaattacagAGACAACAAAAAATGTACACTTCCCTGCACAAATTACAGAGACCACAAGAACTTCTATTATAAGAAAACCACACAACAAATTCTTGcaaacagaaaattcccaaTACATTCCAATACAAATACATTCTGTCCATTCATGGAAGCTCTGAATCAAAACGAATGGATGCTCTGAGATCAAATGACAGAACTTTTCAttgagcaagaacaacaaaaaaattattgcatctaaaataataaactgaaagaacaagaaaaagaaatcattgaacacattctttgatgttatacccaaataaaaaatcccacattctttgatgttatacccaaataaaaaatcccaCATTCTTTGATCGTATACCCATTCTTTGATGTcatacccaaataaaaaatcccaAGCATCCACTACAAAATGATAGAGACAACTGACCTGAAGTGGATCGGCGGAAGAGAAGTAGGTCTGAGGCGATTGGTGGCTAGGATGGTTGGTAGGTCGAGCTTCGGTGGGAGTTGAGAGAGTGAATCGAGAGAGATGGGCGGTTAGGACGGTGTGGGTCTGAGAGAGATGGGCGGCTGGTGGGTCGAGCTTTGGTGGGAGTTGAGAGATCGGAGTTGAGAGAGTGAATTGAGAGACTGGAGTTTAATCATCGGAGTTTAATCACTGGAGTTGAGAGAGATGAGCTTAAAATCCGGAGTTGAGAGAGTGAATTGAGAGAGATGAGCTTCAGAGtcagagatgagatgagagtgaatgagagagaaagagagaggcacagataaaagaatgaaaaagaaatgtgCAAGTGGAATTATTTTAATCAAGccggtagaataaaataattttttttttagctcttatgaacagtgcacattagtgcacatctatctatagatctacactgtagcaatggagctaaaaaaaatagatttagctccacCGTTGAAGCATCATTTTAGTGTTTGAAGAGTTAAAATATAGTaatatagcaatatagctacactactgcaaatgctctaataaattatacattagaAAGAGCCCTTGCATTTGACATTTATGTCGGCGTGGGCGCACACAGCCAAGTTTCAATTTTCTACTAACAGCTTAAAGCATTTTACTAGAACTGGGTTGGTAGATATGATAATATGAGTATATCCTCTTCAACGTCAGCTTACGCGGCATTAATACTATATCAACGTTTCACATGTCCATCAAGTTTATTGCCACCATTAGCCTTAGTTTGTTGCACTTTCTAtaaatgtttattattattattattattatttttaaggtaTACTATATCATTAAGTCACGATACTGTAATTAGTCTTTATTATTATGTCAAGACAATAATTGATTATTGGTGTAGACTAAGATGAAccttagattttttatttaagaataagaaaCTTTATCAATAAAGTTAATAAGGGGccctcttcaaaaaaaaaaaagttaataaggGGCCATCAAATTGACATGACTAAAATCTTTATATGAtacttttataaaataatatatgtatataccaatgtgtgtgtgtgatactGATATATAGTGGATAACGATTATGTACGCCAACTCATGAGGTTGCTCCttactcatttttttattattatataaaaatataattataatacacacatatatgtcTATGTAGATCTATCATCTATGTCTATGTCGGTATATacatttgtaataaattttgtcTCCTTAAAATCAATTTTTGGCTCCACCGCTGCATATAATCGTTGACTTTAATATGCCTAAAACAAGATGTACTTCCTATACTTATTATTGAGATATTAGACAATGAACAAGGACCACAAATTTTGAGTGTGCAAAGATAGTCAAAAGCTAGTGGGCTAGATAGTTAATTAGCTAGGGTCCATAAATGGGATGGTCCGAAATCTGCATTCTCCTCAGCTTTTCTAGAAGGGAATTTTCGTGATAGAAGGTTCCCATGACAATATAATCAACACGCAAAAATTGCAGAAAAAGAGCACCAGAAGTAGAACTATATATAGCTTTAAATTCTGAATCTCAATCTAGAATTCACGCTAATAATAGCTGGACTTTCAAAGGTGTTCCATTATTTGCAGGATTTGCATGCCTCAGTATCACTCACAGTCTTAAAAGGTTGCAATcaaatttatgttttattaCTCAACTGTCAACCAATATCAACCACCAGTAGCTTTAAGTTTTATCTCATCTTCCCCAACTGAACTCATACGAGTTGTTGTTTACATTGAATTCtgaatataagaacaagaggCAAGTAATAGACTAGCATTAAATCCACAAACAGTTCCGCTATACTCAATAACTTATTTCTTCTTCCAGTTACTTATTTGGTGATTCATGTTTGCGTGTAATAAAGCAAAAAACAGTTGAATCGGCAGTTAGCTATAGGCGTTGGCAGACCCTGGTAATTAAGGTTGGCTTTACATCATTACATGTTACAAGaaaatgggttggaaaattgGTTGCCCTTCTCGAATTAACAATTTCAGCTCGAATGGATTTTCAATGGCCGTGGGGGTGGGTAATCCTATGATAACTACTACtattttttcaagaattttgTAGTTCATTGATATTATTTACTAGTAATTCTTTTCATATAGAGAACCCAAGCTCAAAATGTTTGTCCATTCATCCTAAACTAACTAATAAAAAATCTTCAAGATTGCGGTCCATTTATAGCCAACATTATAATGTTGAAGATTACAAATCCTGATTTTTGGACCCAAGGTAATTTAGGAAGGAGAAAGGAAAATGGAAAATtgcattttgttattattattattattattattattatttatacaaGATAGGTTACGGAGGAGAATTTGGATTCAAATCTTGAATGTCTTCTTTTAGAAATATGaagaagtattaatttttttataccaaaaaaaataatttatcaattgaCCTAAAAAAGTCATTGGTGAATTGAAAACCGAAGTTGAGGTATGTAGACTttgttatataatattatacCTAAACCTATAAGTGCTTATTCTAAATCCCTAATTCTTATAATCATTAACCTTTGACAAACAATTGTTCATAACATGTCaacagggttttttttttttggttgaaaaaaatGGTAGAAATTTTAGTACCAAGAAATTTGTATGAATAGCAGCAGGGGTGATGTCCCTGCTCTGAAAACTTGCAAACAAGCCAATAACATGTCAACAATATTAAAGCAAAAGTTACATAATAATAGggcatatacatatatatatatatatacatatattataatcCAAATAACATCCCGACTCGCAAGAAAGAAACAGTTAGGAATGACACTATCACTCATCCAAAAGGAGGAGAGAATGTCATATTATTAGTAGTGATAATTAGCATCACATAAACTGTACAAGTAGTACATAATTAATTTTCATGGATCATGGCTTGTCCTTCTGGGTATAGATATAATCGAGATGGGCAGCCAGGGTCCTCCTCTCTAAGCACTCATCCTCCGAAAGTCCATGCATGTGACAGCTCTCAATCAATGCTTCAAGACTATTACGTGCCGCCGCAAcctattaagaaaaaaagaaaaaaaaaatacagagcACCCATGAATCAAAACTCGTAAAACCCAATACAAATTCTATTTATTAAGAGACTCAAAATGTGAGAAACATGTAAACAAATTGGACCAACCTCATTTTGGGATGTGGTTTCATCTATGTTCGATTTTGGGTCTGGACGAGCAGCATAGGTGAGAGTCGTGGAGCAGAGAACAAGGGATAACATAAACAGGGTAGTGAAAATCTTTGCCATCTTTGGCTTTCGATAAGACTGTAGTATGTGGAAAATGTATGGCTTTCAATAGAATGTGCCTTTGGGAGGGACAAGGAGAATAGAGGGTGTGATACTGAATTTATAGAAGAGATTCGAGGTAGCCCAAGATAGGTAGTGTGTGAACGTGTGGAAGAAGAgggagactttttttttttttttttaataacaatatGGCAGAATATTAGGGGCCAa
It encodes the following:
- the LOC126732937 gene encoding phytosulfokines 3-like, whose amino-acid sequence is MAKIFTTLFMLSLVLCSTTLTYAARPDPKSNIDETTSQNEVAAARNSLEALIESCHMHGLSEDECLERRTLAAHLDYIYTQKDKP